The DNA sequence tactttccttaattaCTTAGACTACGTGAACAAACAATGGCTAtgtctatcaaacatgcaatcaatgTATAGAATGGTATACTATCCACAACACAATTAGTGTAAACATGTTTAAAGCATTAAGCACATATAGaagtttgattgattatagagttgcatcCTAGCTAGTATAGAACGCCTACCtgctagcatgctcttctaattGTTTGTAACATCAACTTTTGTCCAAAGTCTTTACTACTTGTGAACAGAGAAAACAAGACCAGTAGGTGAATTGTTTCTAAgtcctagctccaattacatacTCATATCCTAAGTATGCAtctaaagaacataaacatataaaagttttcatgTCAAGCACAATCAAACAATCACTCTCACAAACCAAGTTTTTAAAACTAGAAtaacataagaaagagtttatcttataattggggcttcaaaccttgcccctaacaaaagaAAACTAGCCACACATAGTTTTGAAaccaacaaataaaaacatgtAAAGTTGTTTTACGAGAAGAGTGAAAACCGTAAAAGAGGAGGTAAAAGCCACGACTACTTTTTGAGATGCCTTGGATGCAATAACTCTTTCAAGGTGCAAGATCACGGCTATGGATGTTCATGATGGTTGATGATGGTTGATGGAAGTGCACGGCGTGCTCTTGGAAGAATCGGATTTCAAGACTTGTGAACTAGGGATTTTATGGAAGAGAAAGCTTTGTAAGGTGGTGTGTTGAATTGTGTTGTAAAGGCCTCTATTTATAGGAGACACCAAGACCTACTTTCCTTCTCCAACTTTGCTTGCAATTTGcttccctagttgcttgaggttttctttgattaaattggaattaacaaattaatggattaaattcagtttagtcccttgaactttaggactaaaatcagtttggtccctctttctgaaaatcgatctcgatggtccctatactctcaaatgacatcacccgagtccaaaatttgagtTTGACTCCAAAAGTGACGTCAGCTGCTGACTTGGAGCAGACAAAAGGCCCCACTTttcagtatttaaccctaattTGGATGAAATGTCCAAACTACCCCTTATTACCTTTGTCTCAGCCTTTGACCCCATACTCTTTTCCTCATAtcacttcctcttcttcttcttctcaatccATCTCTCCGACCCAATTTCCATCTTCAAATCCCAATCCCAAACCCTAATCAAAGCCCCAAAACCAAAgagctcatctctctctctctctctctctctctctctctctctctctctccacctccaCCATGAACTCAACCAAAATTCATATCCcagaaattgaaaatcaaaatcaaatccctgCAGTGGCTTGCTCAACATCGACGTCGAGGACCTCAACACTTCCTCCTACTACTTCATCGCCATTGCGTCTCCTCCTCCCTGCCAACACCAAAACTCGCTGACTTATCACCTGCAGCACCGGCGTCGGCATCGCGACCTTAGCCAACAAGTTCCCTGAAGTCTTCGCGGCCACTTGTCTCTCCCCGTCTGACGCCCTCAACGCCCAGCTCCAACGTCCTCCTGTCTCCGGCATGTCCACTGCGCCGGAATCCGCCATCTAGATTGTCAACACGTGGCTTAACACTCCCTTCAAAGTGCCCTGTCCTGCGTCGAAGTCAAAACCTTGGCCGGAAATTGGAGCTAATTCTGATTTGAAGGATAGCTCTTGTTCCATCTGCTGTTTGGTGAAGAATCGGAATTTGAATCCGATTGATATAATGGGTATGGGATTCTTGAGTTGATTCTCATTCCTATTTGCTTCAATTTTTGTTATAGGGGTTTGGATTGAATCCCAAATCTGTGTATGTGATTGGGAGTAGTTTGGAAAATTGGATTTTGTCTAGGTTGAGCTCAGTTTGATATCATGGGTATGAGATTTTGTTGGAAGTTGATGAGGTCGAGGAGGGTTTGGAGTGGGGCGGTGGTGGTCGTGCTCTGTATTGGGGTGGTCGGTTGGAATTGCAGGTGCAGAAAAAAGAGAGGAGGGTGATTAGAAGAAAAACTGAGGCGAGGTGGTCGGAGGAAGGTGTAGGGGAGGATATGGATTAAGTGGacgattgggtttggggattgAATTGAAAAAGGAGGAGGAGCCTAACACATTCGATCCTAGTTTTGATCGAAttgaagttgaagaagaaggttCAAAGGCAGAATGTCCGTTTTACCCTTCTTGAAGGGTCAAATACTGAAAAGTGGGGCCCTATGTCTGCTCCAAGTCAGCAGCTGACGTCATTTTTGAAGTCAAACTCAAATTTTAGACTCaggtgatgtcatttgagagtatagggaccaTCGAGATCGATTTTCGGAAAGAGGGACCAAactgattttagccctaaagttcaagggactaaactgaatttaatcctaaattAATTCACCAAAACCAAGTTGTAATCTTGTAGAATTCTTCTATGACTTTTCCTTGATGGTTATGGCATCATAAACCTTCCAAAATTGCACAACATTGCTACCTAGAGATTCACGGCCAAATTCCCTTTGTTGGAATAGGATTTGATTTCTTCTCTTCAAGACTTCAAGCTTCTTTCTTGGACTAGGATTGACTTGTTGCCGCCatgtttctggatggttcttgactcctcTATGCTCGATGACATCATGtcttctagaatgatcaatCACTTTTGAGTAAAACTTCCAATAAGGTcacggaaaagatctcccaaaatgTTATCTGAAAAGTTGGCGGTTTCTAGCTTCTTGAGAAGCCTACTTTGACAATGAATTCCTGCTGCCTCAATGACATTTCAGACCAGATTTTGGGCTCCTGTTGTACTATCCTATATTCAAGTATTGTCATCCCTTACTGCAAGAGTCCCCTCAAAAAGTTGGAAGAAAAGCACTCCAAAACTCAATCGGAAGAGCTAATTTTGAACTTCTAGTTTTcagctttgcagcaactgttttgcacaataaTTTTCATGAGCTTCCTTTATAATATTTTACCAAATGAGTGATCAAACCTCTTCCTTTGATCTGTACTTCATGTTTGCTGACTTTATTGCTCCATTAAACCTCCATTTTCTCTTAACTTGCTTCACAAAATacctaaaaaaataacaaagtaaaagaaatagctaCAAAAAATGTAAAGGATTAAACAACATAatcgtcgcattttatgcttcTATCAATCAGTCATCGCAACATTAAACCGTTAGTCCTTGTGACATCAAACAAAATTAGTCCTTGCGACATTAAATCGTTAGTCCTCGCGACATTAAACAGAATCAGTCCTCGCAACATTAAAAGAATCAATCCTTGCGACATTAAACCGTTATTCCTTACGACATTAAACAGAATTAGTCCTTGCGACGTTAAACCGTTAGTCCTTATGACATTAAACAGAATTAGTCTTTGCGACGTTAAATAAAATTAGGCCTCGCGACATTAAACGGAATCAGTCCTCGGGACATTAAACCATTAGTCCTCACGACATGAAACAAAATCAGTCCTTGTGACATTAAATAGAATCAGTCCTCATGACTTTAAACCGTCAGTCCTCGAGACATTAAATAGGGAGTcctctttctttgcttcttctaGTTTCTGTCaaaagtggaatggttttctaAGTGAAAGCATGCTTGCTCGTTCGCaacctttttattttcctttcacGTCCTCGCCACAATAAATAGAACGTGTTCTCGCAACATCAAACAGAATATGTCCTCACAACATTAAAACAGATTGTGTTCACTCGACATTAAACAGACCTTGCTCTCGCAACATTAAAATATGTCCTAGTGATATTAAACAGAATGTGTATTCGCAACTTTAAAACAATACTCTCCTTGGAGGCAGCGAAATACAAGTGTCCTCGCAGACATAATACAAGTTTCCTCACAGACATAAAACGTTCCCTCGTTGGCATAAAATAAGTGTCCTCGCAAGCATGCAAAGACTTGTTTCATTCAAAAACCATCAAATTCACTCGAGAACTAGTGGTGCGCAAAGTAAAACTGGTTAGCTTTCGGTGCTTACACCTCGTGCAGAAAGGAAAAGGGGGCACATAGGAGAATCATGTCATGACAGATTATGTCGAAGTAATTGCTGTTGAAGGTGTTATCATGAGGATCATGTAAAGGAGAATCACGCGAAAACAAGCAATGTAAAATCCAACACAACAGCTGGGGGAAAACATGAATAACGTTGGTGAAGTTCGATCACGAGTTTTGCAAGAGATTTTTCTTTACCGCACTCTAAAATTCGAGACGAAAGGGAAAATGGTGCATTGTGAGGGTGAAAAGTTTTGATAATAATTTTAGCAACTCAAAAAGGAGATATCTAGTCGAGGTGGAAATATCTGATCGAGGCGGGAATATTTGATCGAGGTGGAAATATCCAACCCGAGGCGGGAATAGATGGTCGTGGTGGAAATATCCGATTGAGGCGAGAATACTCGGTCGAGATGAAAATATCTGATCGAGGTGGAAATATCTGGTTTCAGATGCGGGAAtatgtggtatcagagcttcagGTTATCAGATCCTGTAGACTTTGTTGCGTGAGATTGTTATGATGGGTACATTTATTATTGCATTTGGCATGTGGAAATTTCGatgacgaaatttttataaggtgggGTGATTGTTACACCCTGTACCCAGAATTACTAGTTTAATGGTCATTCGGACAGTAAACGATTAGAATcttcacttttactttcattTCGAACTTTTATGGGGCTCCAAGTTTGACTTTTTCAATGATTCTCTTCTTTAAGAAACTTCCTACGTGAAAGATGTATAGCACGTATATCCAGTCGAGGCGGGAATATCTGGTCAAGGTGGAAATATCTGGTCATGACGGAAATATCTGGTCGAGGAGGAAATAGCTTGTCAAGGAGGATCTTGATAGGATGGAACCCTTCAAGAAAGATCTGAGTGAGGAGAGATTTGCTCAAGGAAATATCCGAGTGAGGTACCCCCTTTGAGATACAATCTATTAGAGATTTCGAGGCACAATCTCTTCGAAGAAGAATCCTCTCGAAGTGGATCCGAATGAGGCAGAATCGGTCAGCGAGTTATTAGTTCATCAGTGTCTGAAGCAAGTGGAAACATTTTCTCACGTTGTCCAAAGAGGGGTGTCATTGGTCCACTCACGCATGACTTGCAGACCAAGCACACCACTACATGCACTAGTTGGGATATTCGCTCGAGCTCGCATATAAATACTTAACAGATAGAGTAAAAATTCGAGATAAGCAATCAACCCCATTTACATTCATTACAACTCAAACTATTGCTAACTTGGTCATCAGAGTGCCTTTTGCAAGTACCCCCTCCAATTTCAAGCCCGACTTGCCAGACACAAAATCAAACATCGTAGGTTGCTGATCAATTTCTCAACCGCAAAGCTTTCATTTCCACTCTAGTAAGAAGAAGTGGGTGAGAAAATTCTCTACAGAATTTTTCCGCACCAACACTTGAGTTGCTACACTTCCTATATCAACGATTTCTTTAAGAACATCACCTGCCTTCTTTTCAAATAGAAACCAAGCCTCTTCTTTTGTTAAAATGTCTAGTGGGAACTCCTTCTGCATTTTATGCTTCTTTACTTCCAGACGTTAGAAATATCTTGCAAGTAGGGAGACTAGGAAGTCCCGGAGCATCCAAGTCAATTTGTTCCCAAACATCATCCAGAATCACAAGAATCTTCTTGTCTAGTATCCTGGCACATAGACGACTTGCTCTTCCATCTAAATTCTCATTGTCAATAATCTTCATACCTAACTGACGAACAATCTTGCTCTGAATTACTCCCAGGTCTGGATTTCTCTTGACATCTAGGAGAATAACCACATCATCAAataacattttattttctcgagCTTGCCTATAAACTTCTTTGGCAAGTAGAATTTTACCCACACCTCCAACTCCATACACCCCGATCCTGTGAGCATTAGAATTCTTCAGTTCATACATGATTTGCCTCACAGTTGACGACCTTGATGGAAACCCTGGTACGAGTCTCCGCTGGATACACCCCCCTCAGGTAGAAAAGAATGTTCCGGAGAAGAATGTACTTGTACTGCTTGTACTCCGTCTCCCTCACGCATTCGGAGTAGGCGTCGGGGTCCGCATAGTACGTACTCGGcaatttttttaaagaattgaATCCATGCCTGTTGAATACTATCAAGCAAATCATGAGATTCAACTCAAggaagaaaactaaaaaatcTAAAGGCAATACTTATATTTAGTTGGTCTTGCTTTTTCTAATTTAGTAAGTAGACTAAATGAACAATCAAACTAAAAGTTCGATGATGCAACCAACAAATTAACTGCAAGCCGGCCGGCCTACAACAAACCTGGAGGTTAAAGTAACAACAGAGAGTTTTTGAATAAGAATTAATAAGCTTGAACAAGTAAAAACAGAGAGCTGTAATACATTACACACAAAAATCAAGCACACATGAAGTAGAGCAACCAGAGATTAAGAATGTAGTACATGTTAATATCAGGTAGCAATGCCTCTTTTGCCGTGGGATGATATTTGGGTAGTAACAAAAATTAGGTACTGCCGTACTGATCAGAGCAAATGAAATCAAAGGACGTACCTTGTATGCCTCGTTCTAGAATAAAATGataacagaatagaaacgaaAACAACGGGGGAAAGTACTCTTTCAGTTTATGATATATCAAACGATGAAGAGCTATTTCTCAGTTTCTCTGGAGCTTGGGCAACTCGAATTCTAGATCGAATAGTATAGCACACTGGACGAGAAAGCAGCTCtctggttaaaaaaaaaaaaagatttgagCCCTGAAATGTGTAAAGACGAATCAATCAAGCCTAGTTTAAGTGTCAACCAAGCCACGTATGGGTGTATCAACATGCTGACAgatgtaaacaataaaaaaaaaagatcttgaCCAAATACTCATATTTGAGTTAATATGAACTCACTTACTCCAATAAGAGATGAATATGCCCACTTACTCAATTTAAGGGTAAAATTACAATTTTATCTTACACTCAACTCATGAATTACAAATCTACCATTCTGCCACTAAAACCATTTAACCACATCTCTCTATCCCTATCCAAATcccagatctctctctctctctctctcccccccccctccgATCTCTCCTTCTCCCTCCTCAATTTGGCGGTAGTCGTCCGGTGAAATTCTCACCGGTGTCGGAGAATCCGATATCGTCTTTTTTCCTACAAGCCTCACACGGTGCATTGCCTTCGCTCGGCTAGCTTTTGAAGCACGTCGGAGATGTCCGCAAGGAGGCCACCGTAGACAACAGTGAGGCTCTGCTGCACAGTCACTAGGTTCTTGACATGAGCCACTAGAGTCTTGACAACCCAAGGTCGCTTTCGTTCAACTCTAGAAAGGGACTAGGTGTCTTGACGTTGCTTGAGCTGATGATGAATGGCAATCAAATTCCCAAATCTAAAGATGGTGGCTGGGTTTCACTATTTCCAGTTGCCCACATAGTGCTGTATTGAGTTGATTGACATAGACTTGTAATTTCTTATTCGAAGCTcatactttctttcttttttacagTAAAGCTCATGCTTATTAAACTCTCATGTGCAAGTTGCTTTTAGCTTTACAATGGGCCCCATTGAAAATGGCTGTAGTGTggtgctcttcttcttcttattccttAATGTATCAAAATTGTataactttttcttcttattacTTGTAATTAACATAGGAAAATTTATTATCTGAAGGGGGAAGGGagaataatatgtttattggagggtaataatatgattatttaggggcaataatatgtttattggggaacaataatatgattatttgggagtaataatatgattatttgggagcaataatatggttattaggtattattaggaggcaataaattcagatgccggaatccggccaccaGTACGGTATCCGGATTCCAGTCGTTGGAGTCCAGCAAGGTCTCCAATAACTTTTCTATCTAACTGACAAAGAATGAGAGGGCAaaaatgtcccaaaaataaataaaaatgaataaaaaaaattaattgggtattagagaaatgatctcttagagtgtttgggtaaatagacaatctcttagagtgtttgagtaagtgggcaatttttatcctaaaattatgtaaatggtcattatcccaaGAAAAAAACGCTTCGCATGGACGAGCACAGAAAGACTAGTCACTAACTGGCGTGTGGTAAACGTTAGTCTAAACAAAAGTTTGGTTCTCTCCTCGTCCCAGCAATCTTTGTTTCCTTCATTCTTTTGCCAATCCCGATTTCTTTCTTCACTGTTTCATCTTGCTCTGAATCAATTCAAACCCAACACACTTGAATCAGAATTATACTTGTCGTTATGTGCTGGGTACTAATCCTTtacggtgcgtttggatgagaagattataaaatccgtaggaatttataaatgattgaatctttaactccatcaatctaaaattacattaattgcaatttctgttgtttggttgcatctatttaggatttgaaatgtataataaattaaaaagtttaaaacaaataaaaagataaaatagaaaaaagtcttgttttggaaataaaaatttaatactgcaaaggaattcgtaaatgacacttattttggtggaaattgaagtgaggaatttaaataacgaattccttctttttttttccacagagcaatttaaaatttccaatctgataatgtcaaacgagggaattggcttttaagaattataaaatcctcactttcaattaaattccttcatttttttcctaatccaaacacactctttaGGAGCAAGTTAACAGCCACTTGACTCCGttaacttttagaaaaaatcaTGTGACAATACAGTACCGTAGTCTCCTCCATCTGCG is a window from the Rosa chinensis cultivar Old Blush chromosome 2, RchiOBHm-V2, whole genome shotgun sequence genome containing:
- the LOC112183940 gene encoding probable disease resistance protein At4g27220 — its product is MYELKNSNAHRIGVYGVGGVGKILLAKEVYRQARENKMLFDDVVILLDVKRNPDLGVIQSKIVRQLGMKIIDNENLDGRASRLCARILDKKILVILDDVWEQIDLDAPGLPSLPTCKIFLTSGSKEA